In Bordetella genomosp. 11, the sequence GCCTGGGCGGCCTGATCGTGGCGCGGCTGCTGGTGGGCACCGGCGAGGGCGGCACCATACCGGTCGCCACGCGCGCCATGAGCAACTGGGTGCCGCGCGAACGTCGCGGATTCGCGCAAGGGTTCACGCACTCGGCCTCGCGGGCGGCCGCGGCGCTGACGCCGCCTCTGGTCGTGTTCATGATTCCCTTCGTGGGGTGGCGCGGCTCGTTCATGGTGATGGGCGTCATCAGCCTGGTCTGGGTGGCGCTGTGGTACGGCTACTTCCGCGACGATCCCCGGGACCATCGCGCGATCACGAGCGAAGAGCTGGCGGCGCTGCCGCCTTATACCGACGCCGCGCGCGGGCAGGATGGCAAGCGCGCGCCGGTGCCCTGGCTGGCGCTGCTGCGCCGCATCCTGCCCGTGACCATCGTCTTCTTCGCGCACGCCTGGGCGCTGTGGATGTACCTGAGCTGGCTGCCCAGCTTCTTCGTATCGCACTTCCACATCGACCTGAAGCACTCGGCGTTCTATACCGGCGCGGTGTTCCTGGCTGCCGTGGTCGGCAATACCGCCGGCGGCATGTTGACGGACTGGCTCTACACCCGCACCGGCAAGGTGAACGCGGCGCGCCGCAACGTGGTCATCCTGGGTTTCGGCGGGTCCATTCTGTTCATGTCCGGCGTGCTGTTCGTGCAGGACGAGACCGTGGTGGCGCTGTGCCTGGCCGCCGCGCTGTTTTTCCTGGAGCTGAGCGCGGGGCCGGTGTTCGCGACACCGATGGACGTGGCGCCCGCCTATGCCGGCGTCGCCACGGGTTTCGTCAGCACGGCCGCGGGACTGGCCGCGGTCATCTCGCCCATCACCTTCGGCTACATCGTCGATGCCACGGGTAGCTATACCTCGCCCTTCGTGGTGTCGATCGCGATTCTGGCGGTGGGCATCGTGATGTCGTTCTGGATGCGGCCCGACAAGGTCTTGCAGGCCGGGACGCCGGTGTCCAAGGCCAAGACCCCGGCATCCGGGGCACCCGTCATGGAATTCAGGAGTCCCGCGCATGAGTGAAGCAGCGATGAGTGAAGCAACGGCAAGTGAATCGACGAACCGGCCCTTGTCCGGGCGGGTGGCCATCGTCACGGGCGCTGCCCGCAATATCGGCCGCGCCATCGCGGTGGAACTGGGGCGGCAGGGCGCCGATGTGGTGGTGAACGCGCAGCGATCGGCCGACGAGGCGCGTGAAACGGCCGCGCTGGTGGAGCAGGCCGGCGGCAGGGCGCTGATGCATCTGGCCGATATCTCGAATCCGGAAGGCGCGCAAAGCCTGGTCGATGCCGCGGTGGCGCGCTTCGGACGCATCGACATCCTGGTGAACAACGCGGCGATCCGTCGCGAGTCCAGCTTCGACGAGCTGGACTGGGCGCAATGGCGCGAGGTCACCGGCGTGATCCTGGACGGTGCCTATCTGTGCGCGCACGCCGCCGCGCCCTGGCTGCGGCGCTCTCCGGCGGGCGCCATCGTCAATATCGGCGGCATGTCCGCGCACGGCGGGTCGGCCGGCCGCGCCCATGTGATCGCCGCCAAGATGGGGCTGGTCGGGCTGACGCGCGGCCTGGCCCACGACCTGAGCGGCGACGGCGTGACGGTGAACTGCGTGGTGCCCGGTTTGATCGATACGGCGCGCGGACATTCCGCGCAAGGGACGCCGGCGCATCACGCGAAGCATTCGACGCTGCTGGGACGGCGCGGCACCCCGCAAGAGGTGGCCGATCTGGTGGCGTTCCTGTGCGGGCCCAAGGCGCGCTATCTGACCGGGCAGACGATGCACGCGAACGGCGGCGCCTATCTGGGCTAGCCGTGGACGACGGCCCGGCGACACAAGGATTTTCCAGGAGACGACATGAAGATGGTACTTACCCCCGCGCGCATCGCGGCACGCGCGTGTTTGGCGCTGGCGTTCGGCATGGCCGCGCAGGCCGCCCACGCGCAGGCCGATTATCCCAACCATAAAGTCCGGGTGATCGCGCCGCAGGGGGCCGGCGGGGGCGTGGACGTGGTCGGCCGCCTGCTGACGGAGCAGCTTTCCCAGCGGCTGGGGCAATCGTTCTAT encodes:
- a CDS encoding MFS transporter encodes the protein MVAIKARMFRGTPGRVFILLCAMYFIEYVDRVNLSVAAPLIKQEFGLSNTRLGVALAAFGYCYAIFQIVCGYLGDRLGPRRMLALSGVVWALGTLATGFATGLGGLIVARLLVGTGEGGTIPVATRAMSNWVPRERRGFAQGFTHSASRAAAALTPPLVVFMIPFVGWRGSFMVMGVISLVWVALWYGYFRDDPRDHRAITSEELAALPPYTDAARGQDGKRAPVPWLALLRRILPVTIVFFAHAWALWMYLSWLPSFFVSHFHIDLKHSAFYTGAVFLAAVVGNTAGGMLTDWLYTRTGKVNAARRNVVILGFGGSILFMSGVLFVQDETVVALCLAAALFFLELSAGPVFATPMDVAPAYAGVATGFVSTAAGLAAVISPITFGYIVDATGSYTSPFVVSIAILAVGIVMSFWMRPDKVLQAGTPVSKAKTPASGAPVMEFRSPAHE
- a CDS encoding SDR family NAD(P)-dependent oxidoreductase, with protein sequence MSEAAMSEATASESTNRPLSGRVAIVTGAARNIGRAIAVELGRQGADVVVNAQRSADEARETAALVEQAGGRALMHLADISNPEGAQSLVDAAVARFGRIDILVNNAAIRRESSFDELDWAQWREVTGVILDGAYLCAHAAAPWLRRSPAGAIVNIGGMSAHGGSAGRAHVIAAKMGLVGLTRGLAHDLSGDGVTVNCVVPGLIDTARGHSAQGTPAHHAKHSTLLGRRGTPQEVADLVAFLCGPKARYLTGQTMHANGGAYLG